The following are encoded in a window of Haloarcula laminariae genomic DNA:
- a CDS encoding response regulator, with amino-acid sequence MSESTADATVLVVDDEAEVADVYALRLRDRYETETAYGGGAALDRLDDEIDVVLLDRRMPDIGGDEVLEEIRDRDISTRVIMITAVDPDFDIIDMPFDDYLCKPVEKADLVAAIDQQLAARRYDDRLTEYLEVTSKLALLKGEKTAQTLDGNEGVESLERRAETLQAEMDDALSDFEDIDTAFQDITRRPS; translated from the coding sequence GTGTCAGAGTCTACTGCGGACGCAACCGTCCTCGTCGTCGACGACGAGGCGGAGGTGGCTGACGTCTACGCGTTGCGCCTCCGCGACCGGTACGAGACGGAGACGGCCTACGGGGGCGGGGCCGCACTCGACAGGCTGGACGACGAAATCGACGTGGTGTTGCTCGACCGGCGGATGCCGGACATCGGCGGCGACGAGGTGTTAGAGGAGATACGGGACCGGGATATCTCGACGCGGGTCATCATGATAACGGCGGTGGACCCCGACTTCGACATCATCGACATGCCCTTCGACGACTACCTCTGCAAGCCCGTCGAGAAGGCGGACCTGGTGGCTGCCATCGACCAGCAACTCGCCGCCAGGCGGTACGACGACCGGCTCACGGAGTATCTGGAGGTCACGTCGAAACTCGCCCTGCTGAAAGGGGAGAAGACGGCCCAGACGCTCGACGGCAACGAGGGCGTCGAGTCGCTCGAACGGCGGGCCGAGACGCTCCAGGCGGAGATGGACGACGCGCTCTCGGACTTCGAGGATATCGACACCGCGTTCCAGGACATCACGCGCCGGCCGAGCTGA
- a CDS encoding COG1361 S-layer family protein: MKKRSLAMLLVAAALVLAAGTATAVTRGSPDITATLQDDTVAAGEEGTLEVVLVNKGDLDIGDQQNPSLNSEVTTARGLTVDIEDGKAPISVTTGTRSLGSLPTGSPTTTSFDISVDENAEPGTYNVPVELSYDYYSQISDGVRQQSSVTRTRTVTVTVSDDATFDVTNVDSNAQVGSSGTVAVTVENTGQTAANNSDVTLASQNGELTFGERTESTRSVDSWAPGESRTFRYDIAATDDAQVESYPFQLSVAFDNPDGVRKESATSSVSVTPDPEQTFSLSGVESSLRAGEEGTVAATVTNDGPRAVDNVVINWASDKSDLSPQETQVAVGDLAPGDSTDVSFTVDATDSAEAGTKQFDFVASYRNSEGDRAESDTLEAQAQVRPSQDEFSVDSANTTIGVGQSGNIQVTVTNTRNQTFSDITAKVFTSSPISADDDEAYIDELEPGESETITFSVSAEGSALQKGYPISLDFRYEEPDGDSSISDTYREEIKVTEPNDGGGLPLLVIGGVVLVLVLAVGGYMRFR; the protein is encoded by the coding sequence ATGAAAAAACGCTCACTCGCGATGTTACTGGTCGCTGCCGCGCTCGTGCTCGCCGCCGGAACCGCCACCGCTGTCACCAGGGGGAGCCCGGACATCACCGCGACACTGCAGGACGACACCGTCGCCGCAGGCGAGGAGGGCACGCTCGAGGTAGTGCTCGTCAACAAGGGCGACCTGGACATCGGTGACCAGCAGAACCCGTCCCTGAACAGCGAGGTGACGACCGCCCGCGGGCTGACCGTCGACATCGAAGACGGCAAGGCTCCGATATCGGTTACGACCGGCACGCGGTCGCTCGGGAGCCTCCCGACGGGATCGCCGACCACGACGAGTTTCGACATCAGCGTCGACGAGAACGCCGAGCCCGGCACCTACAACGTGCCGGTGGAGCTGAGCTACGACTACTACAGCCAGATTTCGGACGGCGTGCGACAGCAAAGCAGCGTCACGCGGACCCGCACCGTCACCGTCACCGTCAGCGACGACGCCACCTTCGACGTGACGAACGTCGACTCGAACGCGCAGGTCGGTTCCAGCGGGACCGTCGCCGTCACCGTCGAAAACACCGGACAGACCGCCGCGAACAACAGCGACGTCACGCTGGCGAGCCAGAACGGGGAGCTGACGTTCGGCGAGCGGACCGAGAGCACCCGTTCGGTCGACTCGTGGGCACCGGGCGAGAGCCGGACGTTCCGGTACGACATCGCCGCGACCGACGACGCCCAGGTCGAGAGCTATCCGTTCCAGCTCTCGGTCGCCTTCGACAACCCCGACGGGGTCCGCAAGGAGTCAGCCACCAGCTCGGTGAGTGTCACGCCCGACCCCGAGCAGACCTTCTCGCTCTCCGGGGTCGAGAGCTCGCTCAGAGCCGGCGAAGAGGGGACCGTCGCCGCAACCGTGACGAACGACGGGCCACGCGCCGTCGACAACGTCGTCATCAACTGGGCCAGCGACAAGAGCGACCTCTCGCCACAGGAGACACAGGTCGCGGTCGGGGACCTAGCGCCCGGCGACTCGACTGACGTGAGCTTCACCGTCGACGCCACCGACAGCGCCGAGGCGGGGACAAAGCAGTTCGACTTCGTCGCCAGCTACCGGAACAGCGAGGGCGACCGCGCGGAGAGCGACACCCTCGAAGCGCAGGCGCAGGTTCGGCCGAGCCAGGACGAGTTCAGCGTCGACTCGGCCAACACCACCATCGGCGTCGGCCAGTCCGGCAACATCCAGGTCACGGTGACGAACACGCGCAACCAGACCTTCTCGGACATCACCGCGAAGGTGTTCACCTCCTCGCCCATCAGCGCCGACGACGACGAAGCGTATATCGACGAACTCGAACCCGGCGAGTCCGAGACGATTACCTTCAGCGTCAGCGCGGAGGGGAGCGCGCTTCAGAAAGGGTACCCCATCTCCCTGGACTTCCGCTACGAGGAACCCGACGGTGACTCGAGCATCTCCGACACCTACCGGGAAGAGATAAAGGTCACCGAACCGAACGACGGCGGCGGCCTGCCGCTGCTGGTCATCGGCGGCGTCGTGCTCGTCCTGGTGCTGGCCGTGGGTGGGTACATGCGGTTCCGGTAG
- a CDS encoding efflux RND transporter permease subunit: MGHQRYIDWVNERIATSPGRIVLLFLVVTVAFTGGLSAIETETGQQQFIEDLDSYETFQDIQRDFGASFGESTTTTTLLQQDDNALSKQSLVQSLRAQERLADADGMRVSETSSPARQVARTLDPDATTLGAQLTVLEGATEREVAQAVRTTAETNPGFTSSVSEDFNREAASASVTESTVTHDAAEIDNREERARDIVGTVGGDIRVLGSTPNTITTSLGIVLPAAFVLIVTFLLIAYRDLVDLALGVVAIVMALIWTFGFIGFADIPFNPLLVSVPPLLIAVGIDFGIHVVNRYREARAEGRDIVDAMDVTNRQVLVAFGIVTGTTVIGFLSNLVSAFPPNRDFGLVAAVGIVFTFLIFGIFLPAAKVYIDRLRERYPVPTFSQEPLGSEDSAFGRLLSGGVSIAKRTPVIFLLVVLVSTTVVGGYATGVSTEFDAEDLQPAEETPDFLQYLGPLAPPESFQSIENRNLRDRHFDQEEQVIVYVEGDLRRDDALESLNRASRNPPDEIEGEGREAEVTSLVTLVRDRAEQDPQFRALVSRNDHNDNGIPDDNLPVIYDALAESGQLDQFLSEDRRSTQVIYTADGTATNAEIAAAGDEVAGNYRADASPTGIAIVFNAAGALILDTVIQSLLITLVGSSLFLVGIYWVLEGKPSLGVANIIPIAVAVVALVATMRFVGIDFNAINGSILAITVGLGTDYAVHVVHRFADERESMALEPALRRTVVGTGGALTGSMLTTVGGIGVLVLALNPVIGNFGLLTALSVVYAYLASMFILPSVLVVWDRLRRYDGASGTVADTIFPWTDEPGVTTDQRPAKAATEGDK, from the coding sequence ATGGGCCACCAGCGTTACATCGACTGGGTAAACGAGCGCATCGCGACCTCGCCCGGTCGAATCGTCCTCCTGTTCCTGGTCGTCACGGTCGCCTTTACCGGTGGCCTGAGCGCGATAGAGACCGAGACGGGCCAACAGCAGTTCATCGAGGACTTGGACTCCTACGAGACGTTCCAGGACATCCAGCGGGACTTCGGCGCCTCCTTCGGCGAGTCGACGACCACGACGACGCTGCTCCAGCAGGACGACAACGCGCTGTCGAAGCAGTCGCTGGTGCAGTCGTTGCGGGCACAGGAGCGGCTCGCCGACGCCGACGGCATGCGCGTCTCCGAGACGAGTTCGCCGGCGAGACAGGTCGCGCGAACGCTCGACCCCGACGCCACGACGCTGGGCGCACAGCTAACGGTTCTCGAAGGGGCGACCGAACGCGAGGTGGCCCAGGCCGTCCGGACGACCGCCGAGACCAACCCCGGGTTCACCTCGTCGGTCAGCGAGGACTTCAACCGGGAGGCCGCGTCGGCCTCGGTGACCGAATCGACCGTGACACACGACGCCGCCGAGATAGACAACCGGGAGGAAAGAGCCAGGGACATCGTCGGCACCGTCGGCGGTGACATCCGCGTACTCGGGAGCACGCCGAACACCATCACCACGTCGCTGGGCATCGTGTTGCCGGCGGCGTTTGTCCTCATCGTCACGTTCCTGCTCATCGCCTACCGCGACCTCGTCGACCTCGCGCTGGGCGTCGTCGCCATCGTGATGGCGCTCATCTGGACGTTCGGCTTCATCGGGTTCGCCGACATCCCGTTCAACCCCCTGCTGGTGTCGGTACCGCCGCTGTTGATAGCGGTCGGTATCGACTTCGGCATCCACGTCGTCAACCGCTACCGCGAGGCCCGCGCCGAGGGGCGGGACATCGTCGACGCGATGGACGTGACCAACAGACAGGTGCTCGTCGCCTTCGGCATCGTCACCGGGACGACGGTCATCGGCTTCCTCTCGAACCTGGTGAGCGCGTTCCCGCCCAACCGGGACTTCGGGCTGGTCGCCGCCGTCGGCATCGTCTTCACGTTCCTCATCTTCGGGATATTCCTCCCGGCCGCGAAGGTGTACATCGACCGCCTGCGGGAGCGCTACCCGGTCCCGACGTTCAGCCAGGAACCGCTCGGTTCCGAGGACTCGGCGTTCGGACGACTGCTCTCGGGCGGCGTCTCAATCGCCAAGCGGACCCCCGTCATCTTCCTGCTAGTCGTGCTCGTCAGTACGACCGTCGTCGGCGGGTACGCGACCGGCGTCAGCACCGAGTTCGACGCCGAGGACCTCCAGCCGGCCGAGGAGACCCCCGACTTCCTCCAGTATCTCGGCCCGCTCGCGCCGCCCGAGTCGTTCCAGTCTATCGAGAACCGCAACCTGCGTGACCGGCACTTCGACCAGGAGGAACAGGTAATCGTCTACGTCGAGGGGGACCTGCGCCGGGACGACGCCCTGGAGTCGCTCAACCGGGCCAGCCGGAACCCGCCCGACGAGATAGAGGGCGAGGGCCGCGAAGCGGAGGTCACGAGCCTCGTGACGCTCGTCCGGGACCGCGCCGAGCAGGACCCGCAGTTCCGGGCGCTCGTGTCCCGCAACGACCACAACGACAACGGCATCCCCGACGACAACCTCCCGGTGATATACGACGCGCTCGCCGAGAGCGGCCAGCTGGACCAGTTCCTCAGCGAGGACCGCCGGAGCACGCAGGTCATCTACACGGCCGACGGCACCGCGACGAACGCCGAGATAGCGGCCGCCGGCGACGAGGTGGCGGGCAACTACCGCGCGGACGCCTCGCCGACCGGTATCGCCATCGTGTTCAACGCGGCCGGGGCGCTCATCCTCGATACGGTCATCCAGAGCCTGCTGATAACGCTCGTCGGGTCGTCGCTGTTCCTGGTCGGCATCTACTGGGTCCTCGAAGGGAAACCCAGTCTCGGCGTCGCGAACATCATCCCCATCGCGGTGGCCGTCGTCGCCCTCGTCGCCACGATGCGGTTCGTCGGCATCGACTTCAACGCCATCAACGGGAGCATCCTCGCCATCACCGTCGGGCTGGGGACAGACTACGCCGTCCACGTCGTCCACCGCTTCGCCGACGAGCGGGAGAGTATGGCGCTGGAACCCGCGCTGCGACGGACCGTCGTCGGCACCGGGGGCGCGCTGACGGGCAGCATGCTGACGACCGTCGGCGGTATCGGCGTGCTGGTGCTCGCGCTGAACCCGGTCATCGGGAACTTCGGGCTCCTGACGGCGCTGTCGGTCGTCTACGCCTATCTGGCGTCGATGTTCATCCTCCCGTCGGTGCTCGTGGTCTGGGACCGGCTCCGCCGGTACGACGGGGCCAGCGGCACCGTCGCCGACACCATCTTCCCGTGGACCGACGAGCCCGGCGTGACAACGGACCAGCGGCCCGCGAAGGCGGCGACGGAGGGCGACAAATGA
- a CDS encoding KaiC domain-containing protein: MSDGEDDRDDDWFESAFEDDSDGSGDGADDPDSDADSETPFANEDDGGDSPFDDGGSSPFDDEGGDSPFDDDSGGSPFDDDGGGSPFDDDGGSPFDDDAGDSPFDDDGSESGSDDGGSLFGDDFATAFESAGSPGGGSGTEFEEEDFDSDIPRIDVGIEGLDRMIQGGIPRRHLIVSIGSAGTGKTTFGLQFLHHGLENGENCVFITLEQSHAAIMDTANDRDWEFDKYEDNDQLAVVDLDPVEMANSLDNIRGELPGLIEDFDADRLVLDSVSLLEMMYDNPANRRTEVFDFTRSLKAAGVTTMLTSEASEDNPYASRHGIIEYLTDAVFVLQYVRSETRETRLAVEIQKIRNANHSRETKPYEITMDGISVYQQANIF; this comes from the coding sequence ATGAGCGACGGCGAGGACGACCGCGACGACGACTGGTTCGAGAGCGCGTTCGAGGACGACTCGGACGGGTCCGGCGACGGGGCCGACGACCCCGACAGCGACGCGGACAGTGAGACGCCGTTCGCGAACGAGGACGACGGCGGTGACAGCCCCTTCGACGATGGTGGGAGCAGTCCGTTCGACGACGAGGGCGGTGACAGCCCATTTGACGACGACAGCGGTGGCAGTCCTTTTGACGACGATGGCGGTGGCAGTCCTTTTGATGACGACGGCGGAAGCCCCTTTGACGACGACGCCGGTGACAGCCCCTTCGACGATGACGGCAGCGAGTCCGGCTCGGACGACGGCGGGAGCCTCTTCGGCGACGACTTCGCGACGGCGTTCGAGTCCGCCGGCAGCCCCGGCGGCGGCTCGGGGACCGAGTTCGAGGAGGAGGACTTCGACTCCGACATCCCCCGCATCGACGTGGGTATCGAGGGGTTAGACCGGATGATACAGGGCGGAATCCCGCGCCGCCACCTCATCGTCTCCATCGGCTCGGCGGGGACCGGGAAGACCACTTTCGGCCTGCAGTTTCTCCACCACGGGCTGGAGAACGGCGAGAACTGCGTCTTCATCACGCTCGAACAGTCCCACGCGGCTATCATGGACACCGCCAACGACCGCGACTGGGAGTTCGACAAGTACGAGGACAACGACCAGCTGGCCGTCGTCGACCTGGACCCGGTCGAGATGGCAAACAGCCTCGACAACATCCGCGGCGAGCTCCCCGGACTCATCGAGGACTTCGACGCCGACCGCCTCGTCCTCGACTCCGTCTCCCTGCTGGAGATGATGTACGACAACCCCGCCAACCGGCGCACCGAGGTGTTCGATTTCACCCGGTCGCTGAAGGCCGCCGGCGTCACGACGATGCTCACCTCCGAGGCCAGCGAGGACAACCCCTACGCCTCCCGGCACGGCATCATCGAGTATCTGACCGACGCCGTCTTCGTTCTCCAGTACGTCCGCTCGGAGACCCGCGAGACCCGCCTCGCCGTCGAGATACAGAAGATACGCAACGCCAACCACTCACGCGAGACCAAACCCTACGAGATAACGATGGACGGCATCAGCGTCTACCAGCAGGCCAACATCTTCTGA
- a CDS encoding NAD(+)/NADH kinase, with amino-acid sequence MTVGIVAQRDNDRAMALASTLTDRLHDVSATVAVDETTGGALSDHEAWDAATPLTRPVEEMRACDLVVSIGGDGTFLYAARGAGSTPIMGVNLGEVGFLNALAPEEAVETVVAEVEHIQRTGSARTRAMPRLRATGDGWGLSPALNEVVVQGSHRGSGGGAEFEVRIDGSLYTSGHADGVLVATPTGSTAYNLSEGGPLVHPAVGGIVISGMAQADGMPPLVADVDSDVTVSVSATDEGCVVSDGRIRAELSPPEQVTVTRASEPIRLAGPPLDFFTALEKLG; translated from the coding sequence ATGACTGTCGGTATCGTCGCACAGCGGGACAACGACCGAGCGATGGCGCTCGCGAGCACGCTGACCGACCGGCTCCACGACGTCTCGGCGACGGTCGCCGTCGACGAGACCACTGGCGGAGCGCTGTCGGACCACGAGGCCTGGGACGCCGCCACGCCGCTGACGCGGCCGGTCGAGGAGATGCGGGCGTGTGACCTGGTCGTCAGCATCGGGGGCGACGGGACCTTCCTCTATGCGGCCCGGGGCGCCGGCTCGACCCCCATCATGGGCGTCAACCTGGGCGAAGTCGGGTTCCTGAACGCGCTGGCGCCCGAGGAGGCCGTCGAGACGGTCGTCGCCGAGGTCGAACACATCCAGCGGACCGGCAGCGCACGGACCAGGGCGATGCCCCGGCTGCGGGCGACGGGCGACGGCTGGGGGCTGTCGCCCGCGCTCAACGAAGTGGTCGTCCAGGGCTCGCACCGCGGGAGCGGCGGCGGCGCCGAGTTCGAGGTCCGTATCGACGGCTCGCTGTACACCAGCGGCCACGCCGACGGCGTGCTGGTCGCGACGCCGACGGGCTCTACCGCCTACAACCTGAGCGAGGGCGGGCCGCTCGTCCACCCCGCAGTGGGGGGCATCGTCATCTCGGGGATGGCACAGGCCGACGGGATGCCGCCGCTCGTCGCCGACGTCGACAGCGACGTGACGGTGTCGGTCTCGGCCACCGACGAAGGGTGTGTCGTCAGCGACGGCCGCATCAGAGCGGAGCTATCGCCGCCCGAGCAAGTGACAGTGACGCGGGCGAGCGAGCCGATTCGGCTGGCCGGCCCACCGCTCGATTTCTTCACCGCCCTGGAGAAACTGGGGTAG
- a CDS encoding ATP-binding protein — protein MSDLGDFTDFDGGGDDSDESPASADSGASGDAQSATDDDFQDVDVAPAGSDSGLGVLSAADGLRISEDDDECNLRAYVTVQNRSRVRLGKYLLVPYPDGERLFCRISALEYAQEFRADDATEIHARRAMRESGIDEQDFKFMASLDPIAVLYQDGDELKRRMTDRVPKPETVVREATDKSEIKTGLKIPEDGVFLGHLSVGGEKVRTGARPPTIDYRLKDDYESGDPLVFRHTLVAGGTGSGKTHSSKNVLRQYLGRTYEMGDGRTPELAVVQFDPQDEYAQMHDDNPKLDEEFARRCEREGVKTGGHDDTIAFVPKVAGADYSASHHRAEQVEFTIPFSLVHSNPWLIAGSSLNDNQYGALVNTLLPRFKREFGRGGTYDQFTTFLSDPALKEELDETGDIHEATFDAVKRRVRGFGGVFDQDARPITDQISQLVRAGGLTVIPTYHITDSRTASTIVLAVSSLLIDQKLSNDPAYDRIKETPLVLGMDEAHNFLTDADSVQGRKVIGKFTEAAKQGRKERLGLYLITQDPQDIADPVFKQINTTMVLNLGDEDAIKAVNIPSNLESKVPYMEKGQRVVYSPDNSEPVELIGLSTCVTRHGRD, from the coding sequence ATGTCCGACCTCGGGGATTTCACTGACTTCGACGGCGGGGGCGATGACAGCGACGAGTCGCCCGCGAGCGCCGACAGCGGGGCCAGCGGGGACGCCCAGTCCGCCACGGACGACGACTTCCAGGACGTGGACGTGGCGCCGGCCGGGAGCGACAGCGGGCTGGGCGTCCTCTCGGCGGCCGACGGGCTCCGCATCAGCGAGGACGACGACGAGTGCAACCTCCGGGCCTACGTCACCGTCCAGAACCGCTCGCGGGTCCGCCTCGGGAAGTACCTCCTGGTCCCCTACCCCGACGGCGAGCGCCTGTTCTGTCGCATCTCCGCCCTGGAGTACGCCCAGGAGTTCCGCGCCGACGACGCCACCGAGATACACGCCCGGCGCGCGATGCGGGAGTCCGGCATCGACGAGCAGGACTTCAAGTTCATGGCGTCGCTGGACCCCATCGCGGTCCTCTACCAGGACGGCGACGAACTCAAGCGCCGGATGACCGACCGCGTCCCCAAGCCCGAGACCGTCGTCCGCGAGGCGACGGACAAATCGGAGATAAAGACCGGGCTGAAGATTCCCGAGGACGGCGTCTTCCTGGGTCACCTCTCGGTCGGCGGCGAGAAGGTCAGGACCGGGGCCCGCCCTCCGACCATCGACTACCGGCTGAAAGACGACTACGAGTCGGGCGACCCGCTCGTCTTCCGGCACACGCTGGTCGCGGGCGGCACCGGCTCCGGGAAGACCCACAGCTCGAAGAACGTCCTCCGGCAGTATCTCGGGCGGACCTACGAGATGGGTGACGGCCGCACGCCGGAACTCGCCGTCGTCCAGTTCGACCCCCAGGACGAGTACGCCCAGATGCACGACGACAACCCGAAGCTGGACGAGGAGTTCGCCCGCCGCTGTGAGCGCGAGGGCGTCAAGACCGGCGGCCACGACGACACCATCGCCTTCGTGCCGAAGGTCGCCGGCGCCGACTACAGCGCCAGCCACCACCGCGCCGAACAGGTCGAGTTCACCATCCCCTTCTCGCTTGTCCACTCGAACCCGTGGCTCATCGCCGGCTCCAGCCTCAACGACAACCAGTACGGCGCGCTGGTCAACACCCTGCTCCCGCGGTTCAAGCGGGAGTTCGGCCGGGGCGGCACCTACGACCAGTTCACGACCTTCCTCTCCGACCCCGCGCTCAAGGAGGAACTCGACGAGACCGGCGACATCCACGAGGCCACCTTCGACGCCGTGAAACGCCGGGTCCGGGGCTTCGGCGGCGTCTTCGACCAGGACGCCCGCCCCATCACCGACCAGATATCCCAGCTGGTGCGGGCCGGCGGGCTGACCGTGATTCCCACCTACCACATCACCGATTCGCGGACGGCCTCGACTATCGTCCTGGCCGTGTCGAGCCTGCTCATCGACCAGAAGCTCTCGAACGACCCCGCCTACGACCGCATCAAGGAGACGCCGCTCGTCCTGGGGATGGACGAGGCACACAACTTCCTCACCGACGCCGACAGCGTTCAGGGCCGGAAGGTCATCGGGAAGTTCACCGAAGCGGCCAAGCAGGGCCGCAAGGAGCGGCTGGGCCTCTATCTCATCACGCAGGACCCACAGGACATCGCCGACCCCGTGTTCAAGCAGATAAACACGACGATGGTCCTGAACCTCGGCGACGAGGACGCTATCAAGGCCGTGAACATCCCCAGCAACCTCGAATCGAAGGTGCCCTACATGGAGAAGGGCCAGCGGGTCGTCTACTCGCCGGACAACTCCGAACCGGTCGAACTCATCGGGCTCTCGACGTGTGTGACGCGACACGGCCGGGATTAG
- a CDS encoding universal stress protein, which yields MTLLVPFDGSELSEAALERATEFAEFTGEDVLALTVVPDQPEYALSRNWVDAEEPFDPGAVAERFRERVADIAPEAEFRYEVPEDVSSMASITTDVTRTIRAVAHDVGASVVFIGSENAGRVSSPVSSVGAPVSEDPGYDVYIIRHA from the coding sequence ATGACCTTGCTCGTCCCATTCGACGGTTCGGAGCTCTCGGAAGCCGCCCTCGAACGCGCAACTGAGTTCGCGGAGTTCACCGGCGAGGACGTGCTCGCGTTGACCGTCGTGCCCGACCAGCCGGAGTACGCCCTCTCGCGGAACTGGGTCGACGCCGAGGAGCCGTTCGACCCCGGGGCGGTCGCCGAGCGGTTCCGCGAGCGCGTCGCCGACATCGCTCCCGAGGCCGAGTTCCGCTACGAGGTCCCCGAGGACGTGAGTTCGATGGCCTCCATCACGACCGACGTGACCCGGACCATCCGCGCGGTCGCCCACGATGTCGGCGCCTCCGTCGTCTTCATCGGTAGCGAGAACGCAGGTCGCGTCTCCTCGCCGGTGTCGAGCGTGGGCGCGCCCGTCTCCGAGGACCCTGGGTACGACGTCTACATCATCAGGCACGCGTGA
- a CDS encoding universal stress protein: protein MSRRILVPVDGSDQARTATEFAAETFPDDAIVLLHVINPAEAGYSAQASVPSFSEEWYEQRQTEARERFDELEAVVREAGVETVETVIEVGRPTTAIVDYADDNDIDQLVMGSHGRSGMSRILLGSVAETVVRRANVPVTVVR from the coding sequence ATGAGCAGACGAATCCTCGTCCCGGTCGACGGCTCGGACCAGGCCAGAACGGCCACCGAGTTCGCGGCCGAGACCTTCCCCGACGACGCGATAGTACTCTTACACGTCATCAACCCCGCCGAGGCCGGCTACAGCGCACAGGCGTCGGTCCCCTCCTTCTCGGAGGAGTGGTACGAGCAGCGACAGACGGAGGCCCGAGAGCGGTTCGACGAGCTGGAGGCCGTCGTCCGCGAGGCCGGCGTCGAGACCGTCGAGACGGTCATCGAGGTCGGCCGGCCGACCACGGCCATCGTCGACTACGCCGACGACAACGACATCGACCAGCTCGTGATGGGGAGCCACGGCCGGTCGGGGATGTCCCGCATCCTGCTCGGCAGCGTCGCCGAAACCGTCGTCCGGCGGGCGAACGTTCCGGTGACTGTCGTGCGATAA
- a CDS encoding response regulator — translation MPHDTDRRAHVLVVDDEPDVAETQALRIGTTYETSVAHGGEEALERAGPGVDAILLDRRMPDCHGDEVLTRLRDRGYEGVVIMLTAVDPDLNIIEMDFDDYLQKPVDGELLLSTLEQHLGGRDGDDRLNEFFQITSKLQVLEAQRSAEGLADSREYAALEARAEELENALRDELDEFETIYETYRSIERSGD, via the coding sequence GTGCCACACGATACGGACCGGCGGGCGCACGTCCTCGTGGTCGACGACGAGCCCGACGTGGCTGAGACACAGGCGCTCAGAATCGGAACGACCTACGAGACCAGTGTCGCCCACGGCGGCGAGGAGGCGCTCGAACGGGCCGGTCCGGGCGTCGACGCGATACTGCTCGACCGCCGGATGCCGGACTGCCACGGCGACGAGGTCCTGACCAGGCTCCGGGACCGGGGGTACGAGGGCGTCGTCATCATGCTGACCGCCGTCGACCCGGACCTCAACATCATCGAGATGGACTTCGACGACTACCTCCAGAAACCCGTCGACGGGGAGTTGCTGCTCTCGACGCTGGAACAGCACCTGGGCGGGCGAGACGGGGACGACCGGCTGAACGAGTTCTTCCAGATAACGTCGAAGCTACAGGTGCTGGAGGCACAGCGGTCCGCCGAGGGGCTCGCGGACAGCAGGGAGTACGCGGCGCTGGAAGCGCGGGCCGAGGAGCTCGAAAACGCGCTCCGGGACGAGCTGGACGAGTTCGAGACCATCTACGAGACCTACAGGTCCATCGAGCGCAGCGGCGACTGA
- a CDS encoding TetR/AcrR family transcriptional regulator: MAGDVAFGGEAADTREKIMHATYAALRKHGYAGISISRLAAEADLSKSSFYHHFDGKDDILLSFAEYTIEEFNRGFDTESTGDPIEDLYAFLNILVGVHPTERDSRDAVERMGIWLELRSQAIHDSAFREQFTETTDRYIEQLTGIIEAGVEQGAFRDVDAEQTAIFLLTTVEGVFVTATTRTDDLRPVIWEAMEAYIDSHLISDSVRPVEGYQFGDTANSRDSRPSRWTARRPTGQPYASRDTLEKNLREPGDDGTE; the protein is encoded by the coding sequence ATGGCCGGTGACGTTGCGTTCGGTGGCGAGGCCGCCGATACGCGCGAGAAGATAATGCACGCCACCTACGCCGCGCTCCGGAAACACGGCTACGCGGGCATCTCCATCTCCAGGCTCGCAGCGGAGGCCGACCTCTCGAAGTCCTCGTTTTACCACCACTTCGACGGGAAAGACGACATCCTGCTGTCCTTCGCGGAGTACACCATCGAGGAGTTCAACCGCGGGTTCGATACCGAGTCCACCGGGGACCCGATAGAGGACCTCTACGCGTTTCTCAACATCCTCGTCGGCGTCCACCCGACGGAACGGGACTCGCGCGATGCCGTCGAGCGGATGGGTATCTGGCTGGAGCTTCGCTCCCAGGCTATCCACGACTCGGCCTTCCGGGAGCAGTTCACGGAGACCACCGACAGGTACATCGAACAGCTCACCGGGATTATCGAGGCCGGCGTGGAACAGGGGGCCTTCCGGGACGTGGACGCGGAGCAGACCGCGATATTTCTGCTGACAACCGTCGAGGGCGTGTTCGTGACCGCGACGACGCGGACCGACGACCTCCGGCCGGTCATCTGGGAGGCGATGGAGGCGTACATCGACTCCCACCTCATCAGCGACAGCGTCCGGCCCGTGGAGGGGTACCAGTTCGGCGACACCGCCAATTCGCGGGACAGCCGTCCGAGCCGCTGGACCGCCCGACGACCGACCGGCCAGCCGTACGCCTCCCGGGACACGCTGGAGAAGAACCTGCGCGAGCCCGGCGACGACGGCACTGAGTAG